One segment of Balaenoptera ricei isolate mBalRic1 chromosome 8, mBalRic1.hap2, whole genome shotgun sequence DNA contains the following:
- the MUC2 gene encoding mucin-2: MGLPLARLVAFCLTLTWAGGSELRREGRTRNHGHSVCSTWGDSHYKTFDGDIFRFPGLCDYNFASDCRDAYQEFAVHLKRGPGRSGGHPQVEYILLTIKDDTIYLTSQLTVVNGAMVSSPHYSSGLLIEKSDAYTKVYSRAGLTLMWNREDSVMLELDSVFRNHTCGLCGDYNGLQTYSEFLSDGVRFSPIEFGNMQKIDKPEEVCDGPQEVPTPPSCSEHRAECERLLTDAAFEDCRDLVPLELYVQACMQDRCQCPRGTSCVCSTIAEFSRQCSHAGGRPRNWRTASLCPKSCPANMVYLESGSPCMDTCSHLEVSSLCEEHRMDGCFCPEGTVYDDIKGGGCIPVNQCHCKLHGHLYAPGQQITNNCEQCVCNASRWVCQDLQCPRTCALEGGAHITTFDGRKYTFHGDCYYVLTKGAHNDSYAILGELTPCGSTDKQTCLKTVVLLADNKKNVVAFKLDGTVLLNELQVNLPHVTASFSIFQPSSHHLVVTTAFGLRLQVQLVPVMQLFVMLDHAAQGLVQGLCGNYNGLEGDDFKTAGGLVEATGAGFANTWKAQSSCHDKLDWLDDPCSLNIESANYAEHWCSLLKKAETPFGKCHSAVDPAEYYKRCKYDTCNCQSTENCMCAALSSYARACAVKGVMLWGWRERVCNKDVDSCPRSQVFLYNLTTCQKTCRSLSEPDTRCLKGFAPVDGCGCPDHTFLDQKGHCVPLAECSCYHSGLYLEAGKVILRQEERCVCRNGRLRCLQVKLLGQRCTAPKIHVDCNNLTALAIRNPRPVSCQTLAAGYYQTECVSGCVCPEGLVDDGRGGCVVEEACPCVHNNDLYSPGDKIRVDCNTCTCQKGRWACTQSVCHGTCAIYGNSHYITFDGKYYDFDGHCSYVAVQDYCGQNSSLGSFSIITEKVPCGTTGVTCSKAIKIFIGRTELKLEDKHRMVIQRDAGRHVAYTTREVGQYLVVEASVGIIVIWDKRTTIFIKLAPSYKGTVCGLCGNFDQRSSNDFTTRDHMVAEGGLEFGNSWKAAPTCPDVNTIPEPCTLKPHRRSWAEKQCSIIKGPVFGVCHSKVDPKPFYEACVHDTCSCDTGGDCECLCSAVAAYAQECTKEGACVFWRRPDLCPIFCDYYNPPDECRWHYEPCGNRSFETCRTVSGIHSNISVSYLEGCYPRCPKESPIYNEDLKKCVTRDQCGCYIGDIHYPPGTSVPTEQICHSCVCDNSSQVVCRPENGTILNKTEDSPFCYWEICDVNGTVQTHFNICVYTPPPSSPSTPATTTSVTSITPSTTTSTTPTTSTGLCCFWSDWINDDHPRIGSDGGDRETFNRVCRAPKDIECRVAVEPHLSWEELGQEAQCNVSFGFICKNEDQFRNGPFGVCYDYEIRVYCCLLMDECPTTPTPTTTPSTTSTGTPTPTPTTTSTETPTPTTTEIPTTTPTTTSTGTPTPTPTTTSTETPTPTTPETATTTPTTTPTTTTTTPTTSTTTETPSPTTTTTTETPTPPPNISSPTSGPTSSKTTPTHGTTTGPPSSTTGPPSTPTPTPKTVSTTSTGTSTPIGHSSTMPPTPQTTSTLTSSVTTPTVIPLTSPNITTSTVPLVTATQRICCYLNDTYYAPGELVYNSTQGDTCYYVNCSLECTLEIFNWSCPSTPSPTPSPSIPTTRPSMASSVPSTTKPPACLDFDPPRQENEAWWLCNCTMAICKYNNTVELVEVKCDPPPMPTCSNGLMPVRVEDPDKCCWHWECDCYCTGWGDTHYATFDGLYYSYQGNCTYVLVEEITPTIDNFGVYVDNYHCDVSSQVSCPRALIVRHETQEVLIKTVHTMPMRVQVQVNRQAVALPYKKYGLQVYQSGIKYVVDIPELGALISYDSLSFSIRLPYHRFSNNTKGRCGTCTNNTSDDCMLPSGEVVASCEVAADHWVVNDPSEPHCPHRGFTTERPATWPSGGSSTTTRTGSPSPLCELIKDSLFAPCHAVASPKHYYEACISDSFTVPDSSLECASLQTYAALCAQEGICVDWRSHTGGACLVTCPEHREYRACGPVEEPTCKSSHTQAKSPRLVEGCFCPKGTTSYASGFDVCVGLCGCVGPDNLPREFGEHFEFDCKDCICLEGGSGIICRPKTCRPVPFVECKEDGTYTVTEVDPANTCCNITSCACNASLCRGKPPLCPLGFEVKSEMVPGRCCPFYSCVPKGVCVFKNAEYQPGSPVFSSKCENCMCTKHRHNATQLNNISCTHVPCNTSCNRGFELVDVPGECCKKCQQTQCIIVINRPGSQNLVLKGSITLMPNGCCRKCLPRNETRIFCSTVPVVREISHNGCTKLVTMNDCSGSCETFAMYSAKAQSLDHSCSCCKEQSTSQREVMLQCPGGGLLRHTYTHIDSCLCQDTVCELPPQRRARRSGPRDLGPGRG; the protein is encoded by the exons ATGGGGCTGCCACTAGCCCGCCTGGTGGCCTTCTGCCTGACTCTGACCTGGGCCGGGGGCTCAGAGCTCCGGAGAG AAGGCAGGACCCGGAACCACGGCCACAGCGTCTGCAGCACGTGGGGCGACTCCCACTACAAGACCTTCGACGGAGACATCTTCCGCTTCCCCGGGCTGTGCGACTACAACTTCGCCTCTGACTGCCGGGACGCCTACCAGGAGTTCGCTGTGCACCTGAAACGGGGCCCCGGCCGCAGTGGGGGCCACCCCCAGGTCGAGTACATCCTGCTGACCATCAAGGATGACACCATCTACCTCACCAGCCAGCTCACTGTGGTGAACGGTGCCAT GGTCAGCAGCCCGCACTACAGCTCGGGGCTGCTCATCGAGAAGAGTGATGCCTACACCAAGGTCTATTCCCGTGCTGGCCTCACGCTCATGTGGAACCGGGAGGACTCGGTCATG CTGGAGCTGGACAGTGTGTTCCGGAACCACACGTGTGGCCTCTGCGGTGACTACAACGGTCTGCAGACCTACTCTGAGTTCCTCTCCGATG GCGTGCGCTTCAGTCCCATCGAGTTTGGGAACATGCAGAAGATCGACAAGCCCGAGGAGGTGTGCGATGGCCCCCAGGAGGTGCCGACCCCCCCGTCCTGCTCTGAGCAC CGCGCCGAGTGCGAGAGGCTGCTGACGGACGCGGCCTTCGAGGACTGCCGGGACCTGGTGCCGCTGGAGCTGTACGTGCAGGCCTGCATGCAGGACCGCTGCCAGTGCCCGCGTGGCACCTCCTGCGTCTGCAGCACCATCGCCGAGTTCTCCCGCCAGTGTTCCCACGCCGGGGGCAGGCCGCGGAACTGGAGGACCGCCTCGCTCTGCC CTAAGAGCTGCCCCGCGAACATGGTTTACCTGGAGAGCGGCTCGCCCTGCATGGACACCTGCTCACACCTGGAGGTCAGCAGCCTGTGCGAGGAGCATCGCATGGACGGCTGTTTCTGCCCAGAAG GCACGGTGTACGATGACATCAAGGGTGGCGGCTGCATCCCCGTGAACCAGTGTCACTGCAAGCTGCACGGACACCTGTACGCGCCTGGCCAACAGATCACCAACAACTGCGAGCAGTG TGTCTGCAACGCCAGTCGCTGGGTGTGCCAGGACCTGCAGTGCCCCAGGACCTGTGCCCTGGAGGGCGGCGCCCACATCACCACCTTCGACGGGAGGAAGTACACGTTCCACGGGGACTGCTACTACGTGCTGACCAAG GGCGCCCACAACGACTCCTATGCCATCCTGGGCGAGCTGACCCCCTGCGGCTCCACCGACAAGCAGACCTGCCTGAAGACGGTGGTGCTGCTGGCTGACAACAAGAAGAAC GTGGTGGCCTTCAAGTTGGACGGCACCGTCCTGCTGAATGAGCTGCAGGTGAACCTGCCCCACGTGACGG CGAGCTTCTCCATCTTTCAACCGTCCTCCCACCACCTCGTCGTGACCACCGCCTTCGGCCTCAGGCTGCAGGTCCAGCTGGTGCCGGTCATGCAGCTCTTCGTGATGCTGGACCATGCCGCCCAGGGGCTGGTGCAGG GCCTCTGCGGGAACTACAACGGCCTCGAAGGTGACGACTTCAAGACGGCAGGTGGGCTGGTGGAGGCCACGGGCGCCGGCTTCGCCAACACCTGGAAGGCGCAGTCGAGCTGCCACGACAAGCTGGACTGGCTGGATGACCCCTGCTCCCTGAACATCGAGAGCG CCAACTACGCTGAGCACTGGTGCTCCCTGCTGAAGAAGGCGGAGACCCCGTTCGGCAAGTGCCACTCCGCCGTGGACCCAGCCGAGTACTACAAG AGGTGCAAATACGACACGTGCAACTGCCAGAGCACGGAGAACTGCATGTGCGCGGCCCTGTCCTCCTACGCCCGCGCCTGCGCCGTCAAGGGCGTCATGCTGTGGGGCTGGCGGGAGCGCGTCTGCA ACAAGGACGTGGACTCCTGCCCCAGGTCGCAAGTCTTCCTGTACAACCTGACCACCTGCCAGAAGACCTGCCGCTCGCTGTCCGAGCCTGACACCCGCTGTCTCAAGGGCTTCGCGCCCGTGGACGGCTGCGGCTGCCCTGACCACACCTTCCTGGACCAGAAGGGCCACTGCGTGCCCCTGGCCGAGTGCTCCTGCTACCACAGTGGCCTCTACCTGGAGGCGGGCAAGGTCATCCTGAGGCAGGAGGAGCGATG CGTTTGCCGGAACGGGAGGCTGCGCTGCCTGCAGGTCAAGCTGCTCGGCCAGC GCTGTACGGCCCCGAAGATCCACGTCGACTGCAACAACCTGACGGCGCTGGCCATCCGGAACCCCAGGCCCGTCAGCTGCCAGACGCTGGCTGCCGGCTAT TACCAGACGGAGTGCGTCAGTGGCTGCGTGTGCCCCGAGGGGCTGGTTGACGATGGCCGGGGCGGCTGCGTGGTGGAGGAGGCGTGCCCGTGTGTGCACAACAACGATCTGTACTCCCCCGGCGACAAGATCAGGGTGGATTGCAACACCTG CACCTGCCAGAAAGGGCGCTGGGCGTGCACCCAGTCCGTGTGCCACGGCACCTGTGCCATCTATGGGAACAGCCACTACATCACCTTCGATGGGAAGTACTATGACTTCGACGGACACTGCTCCTACGTGGCCGTTCAG GACTACTGTGGCCAGAACTCCTCACTGGGGTCCTTCAGCATCATCACCGAGAAGGTCCCCTGTGGCACCACGGGCGTCACCTGCTCCAAGGCCATCAAGATCTTCATAGGG CGGACGGAGCTAAAGCTGGAGGACAAACACCGCATGGTGATACAGCGTGACGCGGGCCGCCACGTGGCCTACACCACGCGGGAAGTGGGCCAGTACCTGGTGGTGGAGGCCAGCGTCGGCATCATCGTCATCTGGGACAAGAGGACCACCATCTTCATCAAGCTCGCCCCCTCCTACAAG GGCACTGTGTGTGGCCTGTGTGGGAACTTTGACCAGCGATCCAGCAACGACTTCACCACGCGGGACCACATGGTGGCGGAGGGTGGGCTGGAGTTTGGGAACAGCTGGAAGGCGGCCCCCACCTGTCCGGACGTGAACACCATCCCCGAGCCGTGCACCCTGAAGCCGCACCGCCGCTCCTGGGCCGAGAAGCAGTGCAGTATCATCAAGGGCCCAGTCTTCGGGGTCTGCCACAGCAAG GTGGACCCCAAGCCCTTCTACGAGGCCTGCGTCCACGACACGTGCTCCTGCGACACGGGCGGAGACTGTGAGTGCTTGTGCTCTGCCGTGGCCGCCTACGCCCAGGAGTGCACCAAGGAGGGGGCCTGCGTGTTCTGGAGGAGGCCCGACCTGTGCC ccataTTCTGTGACTACTACAACCCCCCGGACGAGTGCCGGTGGCATTACGAGCCCTGCGGGAACCGCAGCTTCGAGACGTGCAGGACGGTCAGCGGCATCCACTCCAACATCTCCGTGTCCTACCTGGAGG GCTGCTACCCCCGGTGCCCTAAGGAAAGTCCCATCTACAACGAGGACCTGAAGAAGTGTGTCACACGGGACCAATGTGGTTGCTACATCGGGGACATTCACTACCCACCTGGAACGTCTGTGCCCACGGAGCAGATCTGCCACTCTTG CGTGTGTGACAACTCCTCGCAAGTTGTCTGCCGGCCAGAAAACG GGACGATTCTCAACAAAACCGAGGACAGCCCCTTCTGCTACTGGGAAATCTGTGACGTCAACGGGACGGTGCAGACGCACTTCAACATCTGCGTGTACACCCCACCACCCTCGTCCCCCTCAacgcctgccaccaccacctCTGTCACCTCCATCACGCcctccaccaccacgagcaccactCCGACCACCAGTACAG GGCTATGCTGCTTCTGGTCTGACTGGATCAACGACGACCATCCCAGGATCGGCAGTGACGGTGGAGACCGAGAGACATTCAACCGTGTCTGCAGGGCCCCCAAGGATATCGAGTGCAGGGTGGCCGTAGAGCCCCACCTCAGCTGGGAGGAGCTGGGCCAGGAGGCTCAGTGCAATGTCTCCTTCGGGTTCATCTGCAAGAACGAAGACCAGTTTCGAAACGGACCTTTTGGAGTCTGCTATGACTACGAGATACGAGTGTATTGTTGCCTGCTGATGGATGAGTGTCCCACGACCCCG accccaaccacaacacccaGCACCACTTCAACTGGGACtccaactcccacccccaccacaaCCTCAACAGAGACTCCAACCCCGACCACTACAGAGATCCCAAccacaacacccaccaccacttcaaCTGGGACTCCAACTCCGACCCCCACCACAACCTCAACAGAGACTCCAACTCCAACCACTCCAGAGACCGCAAccacaacacccaccaccacacccaccaccaccaccaccacccccacca CCTCCACCACCACAgaaaccccctcccccaccactacCACAACCACAGAGACTCCAACCCCACCTCCCAACATTA GCTCGCCAACCTCGGGTCCCACCTCCTCGAAGACCACTCCCACCCACGGAACCACGACTGGACCCCCTTCATCCACCACAGGGCCCCcttccacacccacacccactccCAAGACTGTGTCAACGACTTCCACGGGAACTTCCACACCAATAGGACACTCGTCGACCATGCCACCCACACCACAGACCACCAGCACCTTGACCTCCAGTGTGACCACCCCCACGGTGATCCCATTAACCTCACCCAACATCACCACGAGCACCGTCCCACTCGTCACCGCCACCCAGAGGATATGCTGCTATTTGAATGACACGTATTATGCCCCAG GTGAGCTGGTGTACAACAGCACACAAGGAGACACCTGCTACTACGTGAACTGCTCGCTGGAGTGCACCCTCGAGATCTTCAACTGGTCCTGCCCATCCACACCCTCCCCAACTCCCAGCCCATCCATACCCACCACCCGGCCATCCATGGCATCCAGTGTGCCGTCCACCACCAAGCCCCCTGCATGCCTGGACTTCGATCCTCCCAGACAG GAGAACGAGGCCTGGTGGCTGTGTAACTGCACCATGGCCATCTGCAAGTACAACAACACCGTGGAGCTCGTGGAGGTGAAGTGCGACCCCCCACCCATGCCCACCTGCTCCAACGGCCTCATGCCAGTGCGCGTCGAGGACCCCGACAAGTGCTGCTGGCACTGGGAGTGTGACT GCTACTGCACGGGCTGGGGGGACACGCACTACGCCACCTTCGATGGGCTCTACTACAGCTACCAGGGCAACTGCACGTACGTGCTGGTGGAGGAGATCACCCCCACCATAGACAACTTCGGGGTCTACGTCGACAACTACCACTGTGACGTCAGCAGCCAAGTGTCCTGCCCCCGCGCGCTCATCGTGCGCCACGAGACCCAGGAGGTGCTGATCAAGACCGTGCACACGATGCCCATGAGGGTGCAG GTGCAGGTCAACAGGCAGGCTGTGGCGCTGCCCTATAAGAAGTACGGGCTGCAGGTGTACCAGTCAGGCATCAAGTACGTGGTGGACATCCCTGAGCTGGGCGCCCTCATCTCCTACGacagcctttccttctccatccgGCTGCCCTACCACCGGTTCAGCAACAACACGAAGGGCCGGTGTG GCACGTGCACCAACAACACCTCGGATGATTGCATGCTGCCCAGCGGGGAGGTCGTCGCCAGCTGCGAGGTTGCGGCTGACCACTGGGTGGTGAATGACCCCTCGGAGCCGCACTGTCCCCACAGGGGCTTCACCACCGAGCGACCGGCCACCTGGCCGTCAGGGGGCAGCAGCACGACCACCAGGACGGGCTCTCCGTCTCCACTCTGCGAGCTCATCAAGGACAG CTTGTTCGCCCCGTGCCACGCTGTGGCATCCCCCAAGCACTACTACGAAGCCTGCATATCCGACAGCTTCACTGTGCCCGACTCAAGCCTGGAGTGTGCCAGCCTGCAGACCTATGCAGCCCTCTGTGCCCAGGAGGGCATCTGTGTCGACTGGCGGAGCCACACTGGCGGAGCCTGCC tgGTGACGTGCCCGGAGCACCGAGAGTACCGGGCCTGTGGTCCCGTGGAGGAGCCCACCTGCAAGTCCAG CCACACCCAGGCAAAGAGCCCACGCCTGGTGGAAGGCTGCTTCTGTCCCAAGGGCACCACCAGCTACGCGTCCGGCTTCGACGTCTGCGTGGGCCTGTGCG GCTGCGTGGGGCCCGACAACTTGCCCAGAGAG tTTGGGGAGCACTTCGAGTTCGACTGCAAGGACTGCATCTGCCTGGAGGGGGGCAGCGGCATCATCTGCAGGCCCAAGACATGCCGCCCGGTACCCTTTGTGGAGTGCAAGGAGGACGGCACCTACACTGTCACAGAGGTCGACCCCGCCAACACCTGCTGCAACATCACCTCCTGCG CGTGCAACGCCAGCCTGTGTAGGGGGAAGCCCCCGCTGTGCCCGCTGGGCTTCGAGGTGAAGAGCGAGATGGTCCCTGGGAGGTGCTGCCCCTTCTACTCGTGTG TGCCCAAGGGCGTGTGTGTTTTCAAGAACGCTGAGTACCAG CCCGGTTCTCCAGTCTTCTCCTCCAAGTGCGAGAACTGCATGTGCACCAAACACAGACACAACGCCACGCAGCTCAACAACATCTCCTGCACCCACGTGCCTTGCAACACCTCCTGCAACCGC GGCTTTGAGCTGGTGGACGTCCCCGGTGAGTGTTGCAAGAAGTGCCAGCAGACCCAGTGCATCATCGTCATCAACCGGCCCGGCAGCCAGAACCTGGTCCTGAAG GGCTCCATCACACTCATGCCCAATGGCTGCTGCAGGAAAT gcctccctcGCAATGAGACCAGGATCTTCTGCTCCACCGTCCCTGTCGTCAGGGAAATTTCGCACAATGGCTGCACCAAGTTGGTCACCATGAACGATTGCTCCGGGTCCTGCGAGACCTTCGCCAT GTACTCGGCCAAGGCCCAGTCCCTGGACCACAGCTGCTCCTGCTGCAAGGAGCAGAGCACCAGCCAGCGGGAGGTGATGCTGCAGTGCCCGGGCGGGGGCTTGCTCCGTCACACCTACACCCACATCGACAGCTGTCTGTGCCAGGACACCGTGTGCGAGCTGCCCCCCCAGCGCAGGGCCCGGCGCTCTGGCCCCAGGGACCTGGGCCCGGGGCGGGGGTGA